In the genome of Solidesulfovibrio fructosivorans JJ], the window CAGGACTGCCAGCGCATCGTCAACCATTGCGTCGCCAAGGAGAGCCGTGTGAAAACAAGCGCCCGCAACACCTTTTTCGGTTCCGTCACCAGCGTGCGCAAGAGCCCGCTTTTAACCGAGGTTTCCCTGACCGCCCAAAACGGTTTCGAGATCGTCTCGGTCATCACCAACGAAAGCTTCGAACGCCTGGGGCTGATCGAGGGCGGCCAGGTCACGGCCCTGGTCAAGGCCCCGTGGGTGCTTTTGGCCAAGGACGAGAAGATGGCCCGCACCAGCGCCCGCAACTGTTTTCCCGGCCAGGTAGTGAGTATCCGGGGCGACGGCGTGGCGGTGGAGATCATGGGGCTCCTCGACGGCGGTACGCCCATGTGCGCGCTCATCACGGCCGAATCCGTGGAGACCCTGGACCTCAAGGAAGGCGACCAGATCTGGTTTTTCTTCAAGGCCTTCAGCGTAATCCTCAATATCGATTGATCGCGGCGCATCCGATCAGGCAACGGACCCGCCTCCTCAAAAGAACGGCCCGGCGAAGCATGCTTCGTCGGGCCGTTCGCTTTGACGCGCCGGATGCGCGCGATCAGTCGACATCCGGGCAGGCTTTGAGCGCCTCGGTGATGTTGGACTCCGGATAGGCGAAGTCGGTCAGCTTGCCTTGCAGGAACGCGTCGTAGGAGGCCAGATCGAGCAGGCCGTGGCCGGAATAGAGGAAGACCACGCTTTCGTCGGGACCAGCCTGCTTGGCCGTCTCGATGGCGGCCTTGATGGCGTGGGAGGTCTCCGGAGCCGGCAGGAAGCCCTCGGTGCGCAAGAAGAGCTTGGCCGCCTCAAAGCACTCGGTCTGGAAGTAGGCCGTGGATTCCACGACGCCCTCGTTGGCAAGATTGCACACGATGGGCGCGCCGCCGTGGTAGCGCAGCCCGCCGGCATGGATGGGGGCCGGCATGAAGGCATGGCCCAGGGTGTGCATTTTCAAAAGCGGCGTCAGTTTGGCCACGTCGCCGTAGTCGTAGCGGAACTGCCCCCGGGTAAGGGTCGGGCAGGCCTTGGGCTCCACGGCGATGAAACGGATTTTCTCGCCCGCGAGCTTGCGGGGCAAAAACGGCAACACCAACCCGGCGAAGTTGCTGCCGCCACCCACGCATCCGACCAGATAGTCGGGCTTGGCCCCGATCATGGCCAGCTGCTTTTCCACTTCCAGGCCGATGATGGTCTGATGGTGCAGCACGTGGTTGAGGACGCTGCCGAGCGCATAGCGGGTGTCGTCATGGGTGGCGGCGTCCTCCACGGCCTCGGAAATGGCCAGGCCGAGGGAGCCCGTACAGTCCGGGTCCTGGGCCAGCATCGCCCGGCCGGTCTTGGTGTTCTCCGAGGGCGAGGGGAAAATCTCGCCGCCGTAGGCATTGATGAGGATGCGGCGATACGGCTTCTGGGTGTAGCTCACCTTGACCATGTACACCGTGCAGTCGAGGCCGAGCTGGGAACAGGCGAAGGACAGCGCCGTGCCCCACTGCCCGGCGCCGGTCTCTGTGCTGATGCGGCGCACGCCTTCCATCTTGTTGTAATAGGCCTGGGGAATGGCGGTGTTGGGCTTGTGTGAGCCGGCCGGAGAGACGGACTCGTTCTTATAGTAGATCTTGCACTTGACCCCGAGGGCTTTTTCCAAACGCTCGGCCCGCACCAGCGGCGTCGGGCGATAGAGGCGGTAGATGTCCAGGACGGGCTCGGGAATGGGGAGCCAGCGTTGTGAAGACAATTCCTGCTCGATGACGGCCTTGGGGAAAATAAGCTCCAACTGGGCGGGGTCCACAGGCTGTTTGGTCTGGGGATCGAGCGGCGGGGCCAGGGGCGTCGGCAGGTCGGGCAGGGCGTTGTACCACTGCCGGGGCATCTCGCTTTCGGGAAGGGTGATTTTCAACTCCATGCATCTCTCCGAATGTGTTTTTTCCGGGCAGGCCAAACGGCCTTGCCTTGACGTCCTGTCCGCTGCGTGCCGGACACGTTGCAAAAGTCCTTCAGCTAAAGCCGGCGGCGACATGGTGTCAATACGCGCCGGCCGGGCGGCCACGACGACGCTTCCCGTTAGCGGGCGGA includes:
- a CDS encoding TrpB-like pyridoxal phosphate-dependent enzyme codes for the protein MELKITLPESEMPRQWYNALPDLPTPLAPPLDPQTKQPVDPAQLELIFPKAVIEQELSSQRWLPIPEPVLDIYRLYRPTPLVRAERLEKALGVKCKIYYKNESVSPAGSHKPNTAIPQAYYNKMEGVRRISTETGAGQWGTALSFACSQLGLDCTVYMVKVSYTQKPYRRILINAYGGEIFPSPSENTKTGRAMLAQDPDCTGSLGLAISEAVEDAATHDDTRYALGSVLNHVLHHQTIIGLEVEKQLAMIGAKPDYLVGCVGGGSNFAGLVLPFLPRKLAGEKIRFIAVEPKACPTLTRGQFRYDYGDVAKLTPLLKMHTLGHAFMPAPIHAGGLRYHGGAPIVCNLANEGVVESTAYFQTECFEAAKLFLRTEGFLPAPETSHAIKAAIETAKQAGPDESVVFLYSGHGLLDLASYDAFLQGKLTDFAYPESNITEALKACPDVD